The following are from one region of the Salvia hispanica cultivar TCC Black 2014 chromosome 1, UniMelb_Shisp_WGS_1.0, whole genome shotgun sequence genome:
- the LOC125201188 gene encoding uncharacterized protein LOC125201188 isoform X2: MTEVGFSYKKTPTLFDELDVDSDGTLDFFEVLTLLYIIKSGRPQCDCCEKIIPGVFFSCTECFKNPKSSFDLCKDCFMKGSCDHKHGGRAQFLDSHTLLQAMRYPTIADVSGLTIHEVVNVNRSTNDIVPSNKKAKGRLHIMHLTQQPNSRPFPTP, encoded by the exons ATGACTGAAGTAGGCTTTTCCTACAAGAAAACCCCCACTTTATTCGACGAGCTCGACGTAGACAGCGACGGCACCCTCGACTTCTTCGAGGTCTTGACGCTCCTCTACATCATCAAGAGCGGCCGCCCTCAATGCGACTGCTGCGAAAAAATCATCCCCGGTGTGTTCTTCTCCTGCACCGAATGCTTTAAGAATCCCAAAAGCTCGTTCGATCTGTGCAAGGATTGTTTCATGAAGGGGAGTTGCGACCATAAACACGGCGGCCGGGCTCAGTTTTTGGACAGTCATACGTTGTTGCAGGCTATGAGATATCCGACGATTGCCGATGTGTCAGGCTTAACAATTCATGag GTAGTGAATGTGAATAGATCCACAAATGACATAGTTCCATCAAACAAAAA AGCAAAAGGAAGGCTGCATATTATGCACTTGACACAGCAGCCAAATTCGAGACCATTTCCGACGCCCTAG
- the LOC125205834 gene encoding uncharacterized protein LOC125205834 isoform X2: MTLLYIIKSGRPQCDCCEKIILGVFFSCAVCFKNPKSSFDLCKDCYGTGKYHHKHGGRAQFLDSHTLLQAMKYPVVADMSGVTLHEAGNGSTNDIYPSNSKWSKRKAAYYALDTAVKFGTLSTFGLCTIM; this comes from the exons ATGACGCTCCTCTACATCATCAAGAGCGGCCGCCCTCAATGCGACTGCTGCGAAAAAATCATCCTCGGTGTGTTCTTCTCCTGCGCCGTGTGCTTTAAGAATCCCAAATCCTCGTTCGATCTCTGCAAGGATTGCTACGGGACGGGGAAGTACCACCATAAACACGGCGGCCGGGCTCAGTTTTTGGACAGTCATACGTTGTTGCAGGCTATGAAATATCCGGTGGTTGCAGATATGTCAGGCGTAACACTTCATGAg GCAGGGAATGGATCCACAAATGACATATATCCATCAAACTCAAAGTGG AGCAAAAGGAAGGCTGCATATTATGCACTTGACACAGCAGTCAAATTCGGGACCCTTTCCACCTTCGGCCTCTGCACTATTATGTGA
- the LOC125185110 gene encoding uncharacterized protein LOC125185110, with the protein MGGMREITRSYYERASEAEKEKIKLTFAKFDINGDGKITIAELKSLMRIPEDVFHKLDVNGDGCLDFDEFLCLHYISASKMPLVYCDGCSQFMEGPYFSCLLCLGRGANTYDLCCSCYRRCAESSHEHSVEHMVDHLSLLKLFREEKAQNKVPNKN; encoded by the coding sequence ATGGGAGGAATGAGAGAGATCACGAGATCCTACTACGAGAGAGCAAGCGAGGCCGAGAAGGAAAAGATCAAACTAACCTTCGCAAAATTCGACATCAACGGCGACGGGAAGATAACCATTGCGGAGCTCAAAAGCCTGATGAGAATCCCGGAAGACGTGTTCCATAAACTAGATGTGAATGGCGACGGGTGCCTCGATTTCGACGAGTTTCTGTGCCTTCACTACATCAGTGCTAGTAAGATGCCGTTAGTCTATTGCGACGGCTGCTCTCAGTTTATGGAGGGCCCTTACTTCTCTTGCTTGCTTTGCCTCGGAAGAGGCGCTAATACGTACGACCTCTGCTGTTCTTGCTACCGCCGGTGTGCCGAGTCGTCGCATGAGCACTCGGTCGAGCACATGGTGGATCATCTCTCTCTGCTCAAGCTCTTCAGGGAAGAAAAAGCTCAAAACAAGGTACCAAACAAAAACTAA
- the LOC125205824 gene encoding protein CURVATURE THYLAKOID 1B, chloroplastic-like, with amino-acid sequence MASTAFTPLSLSSSSKAPRLQPAATAAAAAQCVTIPTPHLAKTTSYSRKSGRNVVAMVTGEASTDVASTETDTPEIVTKIQEAWDKVEDKYAVTSLAVAGLIGLIASAGVISAIDKLPLIPGVLELVGIGYTGYFAYSNLLSKSNRDALIEKVKGTYDDIIGSS; translated from the exons ATGGCCTCAACAGCATTcacccctctctctctttcttcttcatccaaGGCTCCTCGTCTTCAacccgccgccaccgccgccgccgccgcccaaTGTGTCACGATTCCCACTCCTCACCTCGCCAAGACCACCTCCTACA GTAGGAAGAGTGGCCGGAATGTGGTGGCCATGGTTACCGGAGAGGCATCGACTGACGTTGCCTCAACTGAGACTGACACTCCTGAAATAGTTACAAAAATTCAGGAAGCT TGGGATAAAGTTGAAGACAAGTATGCCGTTACTTCTCTGGCGGTGGCAGGACTAATCGGACTCATTGCCAGTGCCGGAGTTATCTCT GCTATTGACAAGCTTCCACTCATTCCTGGAGTTCTCGAGCTCGTAGGAATTGGATATACTGGC TATTTTGCATATAGTAATCTGTTATCCAAATCGAACAG gGATGCTTTGATTGAGAAAGTCAAAGGTACATACGATGATATAATTGGGAGTAGCTGA
- the LOC125201188 gene encoding uncharacterized protein LOC125201188 isoform X1 has protein sequence MTEVGFSYKKTPTLFDELDVDSDGTLDFFEVLTLLYIIKSGRPQCDCCEKIIPGVFFSCTECFKNPKSSFDLCKDCFMKGSCDHKHGGRAQFLDSHTLLQAMRYPTIADVSGLTIHEVVNVNRSTNDIVPSNKKWSKRKAAYYALDTAAKFETISDALDLCTIM, from the exons ATGACTGAAGTAGGCTTTTCCTACAAGAAAACCCCCACTTTATTCGACGAGCTCGACGTAGACAGCGACGGCACCCTCGACTTCTTCGAGGTCTTGACGCTCCTCTACATCATCAAGAGCGGCCGCCCTCAATGCGACTGCTGCGAAAAAATCATCCCCGGTGTGTTCTTCTCCTGCACCGAATGCTTTAAGAATCCCAAAAGCTCGTTCGATCTGTGCAAGGATTGTTTCATGAAGGGGAGTTGCGACCATAAACACGGCGGCCGGGCTCAGTTTTTGGACAGTCATACGTTGTTGCAGGCTATGAGATATCCGACGATTGCCGATGTGTCAGGCTTAACAATTCATGag GTAGTGAATGTGAATAGATCCACAAATGACATAGTTCCATCAAACAAAAAGTGG AGCAAAAGGAAGGCTGCATATTATGCACTTGACACAGCAGCCAAATTCGAGACCATTTCCGACGCCCTAGACCTCTGCACTATTATGTGA
- the LOC125201169 gene encoding uncharacterized protein LOC125201169 isoform X2 yields MEGMREIPISYYERASEAEKEKIKLVFENADINGDGKITHAEMNKVISLTEALFHKFDMNGDGCVDFNEFMCLYYLSGRKMSVRRCNDCHEILVGPYFACFLCLGRGDHTYDLCCSCYRRGAESSHEHSVEHMVDHHSLLSLFREQKAQNKKEMEEIREIAKALHQASSPEVQELATEFYQSLDSDGDDRVDLSEFLAFMKEEGYSYKKIPSLFDELDVDSNGTLDFFEVMTLIYIFKSGRPQCECCDKIIPGVFFSCTECFKNPKSSFDLCKDCYVKGSRDHKHGGRAQFLDSHTLLQAMRYPEIADMSGVTIHEEGNKSTNDIAPSNSKWRKRKAAFYALDAAVKFGSQYERAK; encoded by the exons atggaagGAATGAGAGAGATCCCAATATCCTACTACGAAAGAGCAAGTGAGGCCGAGAAGGAAAAGATCAAACTAGTCTTCGAAAACGCCGACATCAACGGCGACGGGAAGATAACCCATGCGGAGATGAATAAGGTGATTAGCCTGACGGAAGCCTTGTTCCATAAATTCGACATGAACGGCGACGGGTGCGTCGATTTCAACGAGTTTATGTGCCTTTACTACTTGAGTGGTCGTAAGATGTCGGTGCGCAGATGCAACGACTGCCATGAGATTCTGGTGGGCCCTTACTTCGCTTGCTTCCTTTGCCTCGGAAGAGGCGATCATACGTACGACCTCTGCTGTTCTTGCTACCGCCGCGGTGCCGAGTCGTCGCATGAGCACTCCGTCGAGCACATGGTGGATCATCACTCTCTGCTTAGCCTCTTCAGGGAACAAAAAGCTCAAAACAAG AAAGAAATGGAGGAAATTCGCGAAATTGCGAAAGCCCTTCACCAAGCCAGCTCTCCTGAAGTCCAAGAACTAGCAACCGAGTTCTACCAATCCCTGGACTCGGACGGAGACGACCGAGTCGATCTGTCTGAGTTCCTAGCCTTCATGAAGGAAGAAGGCTATTCCTACAAGAAAATCCCTAGTTTGTTCGACGAGCTCGACGTAGACAGCAACGGTACCCTCGACTTCTTCGAAGTCATGACGCTCATCTACATCTTCAAGAGCGGCCGCCCTCAATGCGAATGCTGTGACAAAATCATCCCCGGTGTGTTCTTCTCATGCACCGAGTGCTTTAAGAATCCCAAAAGCTCGTTCGATCTGTGCAAGGATTGTTACGTGAAGGGGAGTCGCGACCATAAACACGGCGGCCGGGCCCAGTTTTTGGACAGTCATACGTTGTTGCAGGCTATGAGATATCCGGAGATTGCAGATATGTCAGGCGTAACGATTCATGAG GAAGGGAATAAATCCACAAATGACATAGCTCCATCAAACTCAAAGTGG AGAAAAAGGAAGGCCGCATTTTATGCACTTGACGCCGCAGTCAAATTCGGGAGCCAATATGAGAGAGccaaataa
- the LOC125201169 gene encoding uncharacterized protein LOC125201169 isoform X1, with translation MEGMREIPISYYERASEAEKEKIKLVFENADINGDGKITHAEMNKVISLTEALFHKFDMNGDGCVDFNEFMCLYYLSGRKMSVRRCNDCHEILVGPYFACFLCLGRGDHTYDLCCSCYRRGAESSHEHSVEHMVDHHSLLSLFREQKAQNKKEMEEIREIAKALHQASSPEVQELATEFYQSLDSDGDDRVDLSEFLAFMKEEGYSYKKIPSLFDELDVDSNGTLDFFEVMTLIYIFKSGRPQCECCDKIIPGVFFSCTECFKNPKSSFDLCKDCYVKGSRDHKHGGRAQFLDSHTLLQAMRYPEIADMSGVTIHELQEGNKSTNDIAPSNSKWRKRKAAFYALDAAVKFGSQYERAK, from the exons atggaagGAATGAGAGAGATCCCAATATCCTACTACGAAAGAGCAAGTGAGGCCGAGAAGGAAAAGATCAAACTAGTCTTCGAAAACGCCGACATCAACGGCGACGGGAAGATAACCCATGCGGAGATGAATAAGGTGATTAGCCTGACGGAAGCCTTGTTCCATAAATTCGACATGAACGGCGACGGGTGCGTCGATTTCAACGAGTTTATGTGCCTTTACTACTTGAGTGGTCGTAAGATGTCGGTGCGCAGATGCAACGACTGCCATGAGATTCTGGTGGGCCCTTACTTCGCTTGCTTCCTTTGCCTCGGAAGAGGCGATCATACGTACGACCTCTGCTGTTCTTGCTACCGCCGCGGTGCCGAGTCGTCGCATGAGCACTCCGTCGAGCACATGGTGGATCATCACTCTCTGCTTAGCCTCTTCAGGGAACAAAAAGCTCAAAACAAG AAAGAAATGGAGGAAATTCGCGAAATTGCGAAAGCCCTTCACCAAGCCAGCTCTCCTGAAGTCCAAGAACTAGCAACCGAGTTCTACCAATCCCTGGACTCGGACGGAGACGACCGAGTCGATCTGTCTGAGTTCCTAGCCTTCATGAAGGAAGAAGGCTATTCCTACAAGAAAATCCCTAGTTTGTTCGACGAGCTCGACGTAGACAGCAACGGTACCCTCGACTTCTTCGAAGTCATGACGCTCATCTACATCTTCAAGAGCGGCCGCCCTCAATGCGAATGCTGTGACAAAATCATCCCCGGTGTGTTCTTCTCATGCACCGAGTGCTTTAAGAATCCCAAAAGCTCGTTCGATCTGTGCAAGGATTGTTACGTGAAGGGGAGTCGCGACCATAAACACGGCGGCCGGGCCCAGTTTTTGGACAGTCATACGTTGTTGCAGGCTATGAGATATCCGGAGATTGCAGATATGTCAGGCGTAACGATTCATGAG CTGCAGGAAGGGAATAAATCCACAAATGACATAGCTCCATCAAACTCAAAGTGG AGAAAAAGGAAGGCCGCATTTTATGCACTTGACGCCGCAGTCAAATTCGGGAGCCAATATGAGAGAGccaaataa
- the LOC125185104 gene encoding uncharacterized protein LOC125185104, whose translation MKEEGYSYKKIPSLFDELDVDSNGTLDFFEVMTLIYIFKSGRPQCECCDKIIPGVFFSCTECFKNPKSSFDLCKDCYVKGSRDHKHGGRAQFLDSHTLLQAMRYPEIADMSGVTIHEARNKSTNDIAPSNSKWRKGRPHFMHLTPQSNSGANMREPNKF comes from the exons ATGAAGGAAGAAGGCTATTCCTACAAGAAAATCCCTAGTTTGTTCGACGAGCTCGACGTAGACAGCAACGGTACCCTCGACTTCTTCGAAGTCATGACGCTCATCTACATCTTCAAGAGCGGCCGCCCTCAATGCGAATGCTGTGACAAAATCATCCCCGGTGTGTTCTTCTCATGCACCGAGTGCTTTAAGAATCCCAAAAGCTCGTTCGATCTGTGCAAGGATTGTTACGTGAAGGGGAGTCGCGACCATAAACACGGCGGCCGGGCCCAGTTTTTGGACAGTCATACGTTGTTGCAGGCTATGAGATATCCGGAGATTGCAGATATGTCAGGCGTAACGATTCATGAG GCAAGGAATAAATCCACAAATGACATAGCTCCATCAAACTCAAAGTGG AGAAAAGGAAGGCCGCATTTTATGCACTTGACGCCGCAGTCAAATTCGGGAGCCAATATGAGAGAGccaaataaattctaa
- the LOC125205834 gene encoding uncharacterized protein LOC125205834 isoform X1 has translation MTLLYIIKSGRPQCDCCEKIILGVFFSCAVCFKNPKSSFDLCKDCYGTGKYHHKHGGRAQFLDSHTLLQAMKYPVVADMSGVTLHEAGNGSTNDIYPSNSKWAGNRSTDAIYPSNSKWSKRKAAYYALDTAVKFGTLSTFGLCTIM, from the exons ATGACGCTCCTCTACATCATCAAGAGCGGCCGCCCTCAATGCGACTGCTGCGAAAAAATCATCCTCGGTGTGTTCTTCTCCTGCGCCGTGTGCTTTAAGAATCCCAAATCCTCGTTCGATCTCTGCAAGGATTGCTACGGGACGGGGAAGTACCACCATAAACACGGCGGCCGGGCTCAGTTTTTGGACAGTCATACGTTGTTGCAGGCTATGAAATATCCGGTGGTTGCAGATATGTCAGGCGTAACACTTCATGAg GCAGGGAATGGATCCACAAATGACATATATCCATCAAACTCAAAGTGG GCAGGGAATAGATCCACGGATGCCATATATCCATCAAACTCAAAGTGG AGCAAAAGGAAGGCTGCATATTATGCACTTGACACAGCAGTCAAATTCGGGACCCTTTCCACCTTCGGCCTCTGCACTATTATGTGA